From Saccopteryx leptura isolate mSacLep1 chromosome 3, mSacLep1_pri_phased_curated, whole genome shotgun sequence, one genomic window encodes:
- the LOC136398196 gene encoding uncharacterized protein, translated as MNQEQKCKESAEYHVEKTADAKTLRWKVSTDGALRTEVIWNQGMKDFVGHGSHQLIFGADFSLKCTEVLLSLRSGELGGCQATLRRSSRRKRWRSERSREDAGQQGGHARGSVWSVSDQSLRVSVTRVLGSGKGFKQWPASSGGLRIASRESAGICYRESVTLLIGFGVSENQPVTPRGRTTSSIPVRRARSTWRRAGITLSGRLKICASPAITRKLVSTEWRRPGLDEESSNPQAAVTQSPGDTRHMSFQRCMLELIHACQCKDVSCSFSECQKMKRVVQHTKRCQQKANGNCPICKVLIAVCCHHAKHCQQNICSAPFCRNIKEKLKQQQQQEMQDEMQEVQEGSVGQMDQLPQVLEAEAGASQQAQPESLL; from the exons ATGAACCAGGAACAAAAATGTAAGGAGTCTGCAGAGTACCATGTAGAGAAAACAGCAGATGCGAAGACCCTGAGATGGAAGGTGAGTACGGATGGAGCTCTGAGAACAGAGGTCATTTGGAACCAGGGCATGAAGGACTTTGTAGGTCACG GCTCACACCAGCTCATCTTTGGTGCTGACTTTTCCCTGAAATGCACCG AGGTGCTACTGAGTCTGCGCAGTGGAGAGCTGGGTGGTTGCCAAGCGACCCTCAGGAGAAGTAGCAGGAGGAAGCGGTGGAGGTCGGAGCGGAGTCGTGAGGACGCGGGACAACAGGGGGGACATGCAAGGGGCTCAGTGTGGAGTGTCAGTGATCAGAGTCTGCGGGTGTCAGTGACGCGGGTCTTGGGGTCAGGGAAGGGGTTCAAGCAGTGGCCTGCGTCGTCAGGCGGTTTGCGTATCGCAAGCCGGGAGTCTGCTGGGATCTGTTATCGTGAATCTGTGACGCTGTTAATCG GATTCGGGGTCTCTGAAAACCAGCCAGTGACACCCAGAGGCAGGACCACCTCGTCTATACCTGTGAGGAGAGCAAGGTCCACATGGAGACGTGCTGGCATCACCCTTTCTGGGAGGCTGAAGATTTGTGCATCACCTGCTATAACAAGAAAACTCGTGAGCACAGAATGGAGACGTCCTGGCTTAGATGAGGAGAGCAGCAACCCGCAGGCTGCAGTCACCCAGAGCCCGGGAGACACCCGCCACATGAGCTTCCAGCGCTGCATGCTGGAATTGATCCATGCCTGCCAGTGCAAAGATGTCAGTTGCTCTTTTTCTGAATGCCAGAAGATGAAACGGGTTGTGCAGCACACCAAGCGTTGCCAACAGAAAGCCAATGGAAACTGCCCCATCTGCAAAGTGCTCATTGCCGTCTGCTGCCACCACGCCAAGCACTGCCAACAGAACATCTGCTCTGCCCCATTCTGCCGCAACATCAAGGAAAAGctcaagcagcagcagcagcaagagaTGCAGGATGAAATGCAAGAGGTGCAAGAAGGGAGCGTGGGTCAGATGGATCAGCTCCCCCAGGTCTTGGAAGCAGAAGCAGGAGCAAGTCAACAGGCCCAGCCGGAGTCACTCCTTTAG